One Oreochromis niloticus isolate F11D_XX linkage group LG16, O_niloticus_UMD_NMBU, whole genome shotgun sequence genomic window carries:
- the ddx18 gene encoding ATP-dependent RNA helicase DDX18 — protein MADLQMKLLRKKIQKRNEKDRERKLQKKKRKDEVTEEGEDVSLTVSSNGLQEEEVPREPKKKQKKKKNQEEEEGPVEGTSTEETPMKKKKKAKRKQLADGAEPPAVKKSKTVKEEEEGEEEEDTEEAEVADENGDAAADKPQEEEDDEPELPCGLTGAFEDTSFASLASIVSENTLKGVKGMGFEHMTEIQHKSIRPLLEGRDVLAAAKTGSGKTLAFLIPCIELIYKLKFMPRNGTGVIILSPTRELAMQTYGVLKELMTHHVHTYGLIMGGSNRSAEAQKLANGVNIVVATPGRLLDHLQNTPGFMYKNLQCLIIDEADRILEVGFEEELKQIIKLLPKRRQTMLFSATQTRKVEDLARISLKKEPLYVGVDDNKDKATVDGLEQGYVVCPSEKRFLLLFTFLKKNRKKKLMVFFSSCMSVKFHYELLNYIDLPVMAIHGKQKQTKRTTTFFQFCNADSGILLCTDVAARGLDIPEVDWIVQYDPPDDPKEYIHRVGRTARGIDGRGHALLILRPEELGFLRFLKQAKVPLSEFEFSWSKISDIQSQLEKLIEKNYYLHKSAQEAYKSYVRAYDSHSLKQIYNINTLNLPMVALSFGFKVPPYVDLNVHSGKGAKPQKRGGGGGFGYQKSKNVQKSKIFKHVNKGKGDRRQFSR, from the exons ATGGCGGACCTCCAGATGAAGCTTCTCCGAAAGAAGATCCAGAAGCGAAACGAGAAGGACAGAGAGCGCAAATTGCAGAAGAAGAAGCGGAAAGACGAAGTaacagaagaaggagaagatg TGAGTCTGACGGTGAGCTCAAACGGGCTCCAGGAGGAGGAGGTACCCAGAGAGccaaagaagaaacagaaaaagaagaagaatcaggaggaggaagagggacCAGTGGAAGGGACCAGCACAGAGGAAACTccgatgaagaagaagaagaaagcgaAAAGGAAGCAACTGGCTGATGGTGCTGAACCTCCAG CCGTGAAAAAGAGCAAAActgtaaaagaagaagaagagggggaggaggaggaggacacaGAGGAGGCAGAAGTAGCAGATGAGAATGGAGACGCAGCTGCTGACAAACcacaagaggaggaggatgatgagcCTGAGCTGCCGTGTGGACTCACAG GGGCGTTCGAGGACACATCGTTTGCCTCTCTCGCCAGTATAGTGAGCGAGAACACGCTGAAGGGAGTGAAGGGCATGGGCTTCGAGCACATGACCGAGATCCAGCACAAAAGCATCCGCCCTCTGCTGGAGGGAAG GGATGTCCTGGCTGCGGCAAAGACGGGCAGCGGTAAAACTCTGGCCTTCCTCATTCCATGCATCGAGCTCATCTACAAACTCAAGTTCATGCCCAGGAATG GCACTGGCGTCATTATCCTGTCTCCTACACGCGAGCTGGCCATGCAGACCTACGGCGTGCTGAAGGAGCTGATGACGCACCATGTGCACACTTACGGTCTGATCATGGGAGGGAGCAACCGCTCAGCTGAGGCCCAGAAGCTCGCCAACGGCGTCAACATCGTGGTGGCCACACCCGGACGGCTGCTGGACCACCTGCAG AACACGCCCGGCTTCATGTACAAGAACCTGCAGTGTCTGATTATCGACGAGGCCGACCGGATCCTGGAGGTGGGCTTCGAGGAGGAGCTGAAGCAGATCATCAAACTGCTGCCGA AGCGGAGGCAGACGATGCTGTTTTCAGCCACTCAGACCAGGAAGGTGGAGGACTTGGCTCGCATCTCCCTGAAGAAGGAGCCCCTGTATGTCGGGGTGGATGACAACAAAGACAAGGCCACAGTCGACGGCCTTGAGCAG GGCTATGTGGTGTGTCCATCAGAGAAGCGCTTCCTGCTGCTTTTCACCTTCCTGAAGAAGAACCGCAAGAAGAAGCTGATGGTCTTCTTCTCTTCCTGCATGTCTGTCAAATTCCACTATGAACTGCTCAATTACATCGACCTGCCCGTCATGGCCATCCAC GGCAAACAAAAGCAGACCAAACGTACCACCACCTTCTTCCAGTTCTGCAATGCCGACTCCGGCATCCTGCTGTGCACAGACGTGGCAGCTCGAGGGCTGGATATCCCCGAGGTGGACTGGATCGTGCAGTACGACCCTCCAGATGACCCCAAG GAGTACATCCACAGGGTGGGCCGAACCGCCAGAGGCATCGATGGCCGAGGCCACGCGCTCCTCATCCTGCGGCCAGAAGAACTCGGCTTCCTGCGGTTTCTCAAACAGGCCAAG GTCCCACTGAGTGAGTTTGAATTTTCCTGGAGTAAAATCTCCGACATCCAGTCTCAG CTGGAGAAACTGATAGAAAAGAACTACTACCTCCACAAGTCCGCCCAGGAGGCCTACAAGTCCTACGTGAGGGCTTATGATTCCCACTCGCTCAAACAGATCTACAACATCAACACCTTGAACCTCCCCATGGTGGCGCTCTCATTTGGATTCAAAGTTCCTCCATATGTTGATCTCA ACGTGCACAGCGGTAAAGGAGCGAAGCCGCAGAAGCGAGGTGGCGGTGGTGGTTTTGGATACCAGAAGTCCAAAAACGTGCAGAAATCGAAAATCTTCAAACACGTGAACAAAGGAAAGGGCGACCGGAGGCAGTTCTCCCGCTGA